One region of Skermanella mucosa genomic DNA includes:
- a CDS encoding DUF6429 family protein — MDIDTDRIDDAVLALLTLGVHEGARAWKSFDWDAMDRLHAKGLIHDPVGKAKSVVFTPEGLARSEQLFQELFAKR; from the coding sequence ATGGACATCGACACCGATCGGATCGACGATGCTGTACTGGCGCTTTTAACGTTGGGAGTTCACGAAGGTGCGCGCGCGTGGAAGTCTTTCGACTGGGACGCAATGGACCGGCTGCATGCCAAGGGGCTGATCCACGATCCGGTCGGCAAGGCCAAGTCGGTGGTTTTCACGCCGGAGGGCTTGGCGCGCTCGGAGCAGCTGTTCCAGGAACTGTTCGCCAAGCGTTGA